The following are from one region of the Jeongeupia sp. USM3 genome:
- a CDS encoding 6-phosphogluconolactonase, giving the protein MQTRIHADPAALADAVATLIADCVRAKPDAVVCLAGGDTPRAAYARLVAMQRAGEVDLSRVVYVGLDEWVGLPADYPGSCRAFMQETVFGPLAVPPERIVFYDAVAGDLAAECRRVDAFLAERGPLDLVLLGMGMNGHLGMNEPGCAEDSGSIVTELDPVTVSVGQKYFGAQQPVLRQGITLGIGSIMQAHCAVLMVSGDKKAETVHKALQGDIGNPLPASLLRRHGNAIAMLDAEAARLLAPAPC; this is encoded by the coding sequence ATGCAAACCCGCATTCATGCCGACCCGGCCGCGCTGGCCGACGCCGTCGCCACCCTGATCGCCGACTGCGTCCGCGCCAAACCCGACGCGGTAGTGTGTCTGGCCGGCGGCGACACGCCGCGCGCGGCCTATGCGCGGCTGGTGGCAATGCAGCGCGCCGGCGAGGTCGATTTGTCGCGGGTGGTTTACGTCGGCCTCGACGAATGGGTCGGCCTGCCCGCCGACTATCCCGGAAGCTGCCGCGCCTTCATGCAGGAAACCGTGTTCGGCCCGCTGGCGGTGCCGCCGGAACGTATCGTGTTCTACGACGCCGTGGCCGGCGATCTGGCGGCCGAGTGCCGCCGCGTCGACGCCTTTCTGGCCGAGCGCGGTCCGCTCGATCTGGTGCTGCTCGGCATGGGCATGAACGGCCATCTGGGCATGAACGAACCGGGCTGCGCCGAGGACAGCGGCAGCATCGTCACCGAACTCGACCCGGTTACCGTCAGCGTCGGCCAGAAGTACTTCGGCGCGCAGCAACCGGTGCTCAGGCAAGGCATCACTCTCGGCATCGGCAGCATCATGCAGGCGCACTGCGCGGTACTGATGGTCAGCGGGGACAAAAAAGCCGAAACGGTGCACAAGGCGCTGCAGGGCGACATCGGCAACCCGCTGCCGGCCAGCCTGCTGCGCCGGCATGGCAACGCAATCGCGATGCTCGACGCCGAAGCGGCGCGGCTGCTCGCCCCTGCACCCTGCTGA
- a CDS encoding response regulator transcription factor, with protein MSIKVVLADDHPIVLLGIRMAFESEQDLEICGEAADSTELVELIEKTSPDVLICDFYMPGGKYGDGLTLIAHLRRKYPEAKLIILTMMANPLLLESILETGGNGILLKSGRQDEVVNAVRTVVAGGTYIDATVRKILDEARLSHLTSRGEIAQTELSRKELEVLRLFVEGNTVSGIAEMLHRSVKTISHQKIAAQKKLGISNDRELYEYALRHGLL; from the coding sequence ATGAGCATCAAAGTGGTTTTGGCGGATGACCATCCGATCGTGTTGCTGGGTATCCGCATGGCTTTCGAAAGCGAGCAGGACCTTGAGATCTGCGGCGAGGCGGCGGACTCGACCGAGCTGGTCGAGCTGATCGAAAAGACGAGTCCGGATGTCCTGATCTGCGATTTCTATATGCCGGGCGGCAAGTATGGCGACGGGTTGACGCTGATTGCCCACCTCAGGCGCAAATACCCGGAAGCAAAGCTGATCATCCTGACCATGATGGCCAATCCCCTGCTGCTGGAAAGCATTCTGGAAACCGGGGGCAATGGCATTCTGCTGAAAAGCGGCCGGCAGGATGAGGTCGTCAATGCGGTCCGTACCGTTGTCGCGGGCGGAACCTATATCGATGCAACCGTCAGAAAAATCCTGGACGAAGCGCGGCTCAGCCATCTGACTTCCCGCGGGGAAATCGCGCAGACCGAGTTGTCGAGAAAGGAGCTGGAAGTACTGAGGCTGTTTGTCGAAGGGAACACGGTGTCCGGCATTGCCGAGATGCTGCACCGCAGCGTCAAGACGATCAGTCACCAGAAAATCGCCGCTCAGAAAAAGCTGGGGATATCGAACGACAGGGAATTGTACGAATACGCGTTGCGGCATGGCTTGCTGTGA